The following proteins are encoded in a genomic region of Cryptomeria japonica chromosome 11, Sugi_1.0, whole genome shotgun sequence:
- the LOC131860046 gene encoding receptor-like protein 35 → MSITYPSNESEALLHFKAAFNDSTGLLSSWVNGTDCRIMWDGVVCNNQTKYVISLIVYGLYQGVISESLCQLHFLTSLKIFGVRATLPSCLGNLTYIQILDLSVNELSGMIPSSICFLTHLAYLDLGFNEFNGSIPSCLGNLSSLYYLDLSNNQLSGNIPISLGSLTLLRHLYLGGNPLSKSIPDSMGNLSLLESLSIGDTQLSGITPPSYTQLSSLASLDVSGNRFNETVASSSLPPSLVDLRLSLNHNQSVSETFFHNLTSLELLYLSDCMLNFSSTWIPSFQLREISLVSCMIDDAFPPWISTQFSLHKLELVNTGLVGEIPSWLLETNPQLLVLNLSRNHLEGTIF, encoded by the coding sequence ATGTCCATTACATATCCTTCCAATGAATCTGAAGCACTCCTTCACTTCAAAGCAGCCTTCAATGACTCCACAGGACTTCTCAGTTCGTGGGTAAATGGAACGGACTGTCGCATCATGTGGGATGGCGTAGTCTGCAACAATCAGACCAAATACGTTATCTCCCTCATTGTCTATGGCCTCTACCAAGGTGTGATCTCTGAGAGCTTATGCCAACTTCATTTTCTCACATCACTCAAGATATTCGGAGTAAGAGCCACTCTTCCTTCCTGTTTGGGGAATCTCACTTATATTCAAATTTTAGATCTATCTGTCAATGAATTGAGTGGGATGATTCCCTCTTCCATTTGTTTTCTCACCCACCTTGCATACCTTGATCTTGGCTTTAATGAATTCAATGGAAGCATACCTTCCTGCCTGGGAAATCTTTCTTCTCTTTACTATCTAGATCTTTCGAATAACCAGTTAAGTGGGAACATACCGATTTCTCTTGGAAGTCTCACTTTGTTGAGGCATTTATATCTTGGAGGAAATCCACTTAGTAAAAGCATTCCAGATTCTATGGGCAATCTCTCTTTACTAGAGAGTTTGTCTATTGGGGACACCCAACTAAGTGGAATTACTCCCCCTTCATATACTCAGCTTTCCTCCCTCGCTTCCTTGGATGTAAGTGGGAATCGTTTCAATGAAACGGTCGCTTCTTCGTCACTTCCACCTTCTTTGGTTGATCTACGGCTGTCACTAAACCATAACCAGTCAGTTTCAGAAACTTTCTTTCACAACCTTACAAGCCTTGAGTTATTGTATTTATCTGACTGTATGCTAAATTTTAGCTCAACTTGGATTCCATCCTTTCAATTACGTGAAATAAGCTTAGTGTCATGCATGATTGATGATGCATTTCCACCTTGGATTTCAACACAATTCTCGCTTCATAAATTAGAATTAGTTAACACGGGTCTTGTGGGAGAAATTCCGTCTTGGCTATTGGAAACCAATCCTCAATTGCTAGTACTAAATCTTTCAAGAAATCATCTAGAAGGAACAATATTTTAA